A window from Mya arenaria isolate MELC-2E11 chromosome 9, ASM2691426v1 encodes these proteins:
- the LOC128245940 gene encoding sushi, von Willebrand factor type A, EGF and pentraxin domain-containing protein 1-like has protein sequence MGYYISGSANITCQASGEWNSSTPLCTKYNCGNLEIPADGSIYNSSGTEYGATAYFSCRDGYYLTGSPNATCNATGQWDNPEPNCTIYDCFSLNNITSGYVDTPDGTTFGETATYACFPGYDLIGNATTQCLHGGEWSSKPPICVVKDCGNVTLPVNGFVDDTNGTTFGEIVKYSCATGYDLAGDASRICEADGTWNSSDPKCEIHDCGNPGSVDNGNVHVKNGSTYQSSALYTCRNGYMISGDNAYRMCTPTGWEDPAPECVKEACPSPPITMNGTIILLDNSTLVGSKYKVACDPGLIPKPGGPRTCKTSLEWTGRNITCEIPECIPPIQYGANITVNGSRPGDFAFYECLPDFNMSTTDAYRTCLITELWSDPEPLCLGRDCGEVETITNGSVLTPNGTRHPYSIYYVCDEGFNSVGDSIRTCQVNGSWDNLKPNCSIVDCGPPPTPVNGSIAELLGTSYGNNIPNGNVSTPSGTAFGQNASYTCNEGYKLTGGSTITCNATGQWNGPVPKCTIYDCGERNLTNGIVNTSTGTQYEATAYFSCNDGYYLMGSPDATCNATGQWDNPLPNCTIYDCGEPYLTDGVVNTSSGTQYEATAYFSCNDGYYLMGSPDATCNATGQWDNPLPNCTIYDCGEPYLTDGVVNTSNGTQYEATAYFSCNDGYLLTGSPDATCNATGQWDNPLHTTCSLVDCFTPDEISNGNVFTSSMTTFGHNATYTCSEGYNLTGAHIRTCQGNGSWSFDTPSCLLVECGDLLPPTNGNIAVSTGTTFGQQAVYSCQHGYDLNGANTRTCTANGTWSGSPPGCIGIVANID, from the exons ATGGGATATTACATTTCTGGAAGTGCTAACATTACGTGTCAGGCGTCTGGGGAATGGAACAGTTCAACTCCTCTTTGCACCAAATACAACTGCGGAAATCTAGAGATTCCAGCTGACGGAAGCATATACAACTCATCAGGAACGGAATACGGAGCAACTGCATATTTTTCATGTAGAGATGGATATTATCTGACTGGTAGTCCAAACGCTACGTGCAACGCAACAGGCCAATGGGATAACCCCGAACCGAATTGCACCATATACGACTGTTTTTCCTTGAACAACATAACAagtggatatgtagatactccCGATGGAACAACTTTTGGAGAAACAGCAACTTACGCATGTTTTCCCGGATATGACCTCATCGGAAATGCTACTACGCAGTGTCTTCATGGCGGAGAATGGAGCTCCAAACCACCGATCTGTGTCGTTAAAGATTGTGGGAATGTTACTTTACCTGTTAACGGTTTTGTGGACGATACGAACGGAACAACCTTCGGCGAAATCGTTAAATACAGTTGTGCAACAGGGTACGATCTGGCTGGAGACGCGTCTAGAATATGTGAAGCCGACG gGACCTGGAACTCTTCTGATCCTAAGTGTGAAATTCATGATTGCGGTAATCCTGGAAGCGTGGATAATGGGAACGTGCATGTCAAAAACGGCAGTACCTACCAGAGTTCTGCTTTGTATACTTGCCGCAATGGATATATGATTTCCGGCGACAATGCGTACAGAATGTGTACACCGACCGGCTGGGAAGATCCGGCCCCTGAATGTGTTAAGGAAG cTTGTCCTTCACCCCCAATTACTATGAACGGAACGATTATACTGTTGGACAACAGTACGTTGGTTGGAAGTAAATACAAAGTCGCTTGCGATCCAGGTCTTATACCGAAACCAGGCGGTCCACGAACATGCAAAACAAGTCTGGAGTGGACAGGTCGTAATATAACGTGTGAAATACCTG AGTGTATACCGCCAATCCAGTACGGTGCAAATATAACGGTAAATGGTTCACGACCTGGCGATTTCGCATTTTATGAGTGTTTACCGGATTTCAACATGTCGACCACAGATGCTTACCGGACATGTTTGATTACTGAGTTATGGAGTGATCCCGAGCCACTGTGTTTAGGGCGAGATTGCGGCGAAGTGGAAACTATAACAAACGGTTCTGTGTTGACCCCTAATGGAACACGGCATCCCTACAGTATATATTACGTGTGTGACGAAGGCTTTAACAGTGTTGGAGACAGTATTAGAACCTGTCAGGTTAACGGGTCGTGGGATAATTTGAAACCTAATTGTAGCATAGTGGATTGCGGTCCACCTCCAACACCTGTAAACGGGTCTATTGCGGAGCTCCTCGGCACTTCATACGGCAACAAT ATACCTAACGGAAATGTTTCTACACCTTCTGGGACAGCTTTCGGACAGAACGCATCATATACTTGTAACGAAGGTTATAAATTAACTGGTGGTTCAACCATCACATGCAACGCAACAGGCCAATGGAATGGTCCGGTACCGAAATGCACAATATACGATTGTGGTGAACGTAACTTAACAAATGGCATCGTAAACACATCCACCGGAACACAGTATGAGGCAACTGCTTACTTCTCCTGTAATGATGGATACTATCTGATGGGTAGTCCAGACGCTACTTGCAACGCAACAGGCCAATGGGACAATCCTTTACCGAATTGCACAATATACGATTGCGGTGAACCTTACTTAACAGACGGTGTCGTTAACACATCCAGTGGAACACAGTATGAGGCAACTGCTTACTTCTCCTGTAATGATGGATACTATCTGATGGGTAGTCCAGACGCTACTTGTAACGCAACAGGCCAATGGGACAATCCTTTACCGAATTGCACAATATACGATTGCGGTGAACCTTACTTAACAGACGGTGTCGTTAACACATCCAATGGAACACAGTATGAGGCAACTGCTTACTTCTCCTGTAATGATGGATACTTATTGACAGGTAGTCCAGACGCTACTTGTAACGCAACAGGCCAATGGGATAATCCTTTACATACAACTTGTTCTCTTGTTGACTGCTTCACACCTGATGAAATATCTAATGGAAATGTTTTTACGTCTTCGATGACAACATTTGGACACAACGCTACATATACTTGCAGCGAGGGTTATAACCTGACCGGAGCGCATATAAGAACATGTCAAGGAAACGGATCTTGGAGTTTTGATACACCATCGTGCTTGCTAGTTGAATGCGGGGATTTGCTCCCTCCGACAAATGGAAACATTGCTGTTTCCACTGGAACGACATTTGGACAGCAAGCTGTATATTCGTGCCAACACGGTTACGACCTTAATGGAGCCAACACTCGGACGTGCACCGCTAACGGCACCTGGAGTGGATCACCACCGGGCTGTATAGGTATTGTAGCAAATATTGATTAA